One window of Camelina sativa cultivar DH55 chromosome 4, Cs, whole genome shotgun sequence genomic DNA carries:
- the LOC104779639 gene encoding SART-1 family protein DOT2-like isoform X1 gives MHRDMYSSRGSGYGQQQYGSQSGYGQNLGSGYPGSSVSGGAEGGSQISLSSSRHPSITGGGAQETDIGGYRSHLSTSASHYGTQYGSAYGSSSLSSSQPLSTNGLGSSVLDSRSGYVPTLPDSPKFASGSYLSPSSHVYGQKADDLYSDKLSGYIPVDRRQYGERSSAYVGRELQNEPTSRYAESSGFGRQTDLYDRIDQASLLRGEQLLKIQSLHTSSVDGGVRQADYLTERSSTVRHSDQEAMHYGGRLESDPHGLSVRGTSSYASQHTPSLLGAVPRRNLDDYIYPENSSNPGYGVSLPPGRDYGTGKGIHSAASLDLDYPGGILARGGGGGPRVDDLRKDDRASYLREFELREEERRRENLRSRDKERERERERERDRERERQRERDRQRAKDRERERISELREKEGERERERKRALEIKRDRTPTARATSKDTKERTPVPKSISRDARSSTLRRDAQHREASIRRYSPIKPIRRDYVCKVLSSRLVDMERDYLTLDKRYPRLFVPSEFSKVVVNWPKQKLTLSMHTAVSFEHDYIEDGGADVKCTSTKPLALKSGGKTVWNAKMVLMSGLSRTALEDLSSEKLFEDRIPHVCNILKFAVLKKDHSFMAFGGSWDPTDGMDPSVDQSSLIQTMLRHTKDKLNLDLSNCRHWNPFLEIHYERVGSDGGFSYKEITVLYVPDLSECLPSSDAWRTQWLALRKALTERDRLLSQEVKKNVIAGKGSSDTVEVTKDAEKESPGDASGTQTTGTKKTVKKIIKRVVKRPVNDGKGTVKKGEKSDEKVVPEKVAISETTVPKEESIGTSSNKNIVKKVVARPTQSQEKGSEIVTGAGTGDTSDPSAKASEQTPSKTIVKKKVIKRVAKRKVAEIDNSMDGDFKKEGDSDEKKVVEAGKKTPDSGSMEMKPTAESLEAVKEKNASTSVKIKQNTGSPDTEKKEGSSTANKKDTKTGEDKKDERKNNSETQSEGKKIDRNNADEKKVKEKITEKEIKEKGGKEESRIQMKDRKKSEEPPRPGFILQTKRNKDSKLRSLSVSLDSLLDYTDKDIDESSFELSLFAESLFEMLQYQMGSRIFEFLKKLRVKFLRQRNQRKRQQQELSVKQNEAKSQNKRQKTVEHKDKDTSVIPESAPGKDDKENSGKDIVDGSRKISDKEAVANTEETVGGKEVTGDETSNKEVDNQDDDDDPEEDPEEDPEEDPEEDPEEDPEEDPEECEEMDVANYEQEDPAEEKKEGNLENTSGTVANPITEVATDKKEERGRIDEKTEIKTKSGTDKHGRQEGGTSDAPKREETVDKQLLQAFRFFDRNQAGYVRVEDMRMTIHSLGKFLSHREVKELVQSALLESSTGRDDRILYNKLVRLSL, from the exons ATGCATAGAGATATGTATTCTTCAAGAGGGAGTGGCTACGGACAGCAGCAATACGGCTCGCAGTCTGGTTATGGTCAGAAT cTTGGATCTGGTTATCCTGGAAGTTCAGTCAGTGGTGGTGCAGAAGGAGGCTCTCAGATTTCTTTGAGTAGTTCTCGCCATCCTTCAATTACAGGTGGTGGTGCTCAAGAAACTGACATTGGTGGATACAGATCGCATTTGTCAACATCTGCTAGTCATTATGGAACGCAGTATGGTTCTGCCTATGGATCATCTTCTCTTAGCAGCTCTCAGCCTTTAAGCACCAATGGCTTAGGTTCATCAGTCTTGGATAGCCGCTCGGGATATGTTCCTACTTTACCAGATTCGCCTAAATTTGCCTCTGGAAGCTACTTGTCCCCCTCGAGTCATGTTTATGGTCAAAAGGCGGATGATTTGTATTCTGATAAGCTGTCTGGTTACATTCCGGTTGACAGAAGGCAGTATGGTGAACGGTCAAGCGCTTATGTCGGTAGGGAGTTGCAAAATGAACCAACTAGTCGATATGCTGAGTCATCTGGTTTTGGTCGTCAG ACTGACTTGTATGATCGCATTGATCAAGCATCTCTCCTCCGAGGagaacaattattaaaaattcaGTCGCTCCATACCTCTTCTGTTGATGGAGGTGTCAG ACAAGCCGATTATCTTACAGAACGAAGTTCTACTGTACGGCATTCTGATCAAGAAGCTATGCATTATGGAGGAAGGTTGGAGTCTGATCCTCACGGTTTATCAGTACGCGGCACATCTTCTTATGCCAGCCAACATACCCCATCGTTATTAGGAGCTGTTCCTCGGCGAAATTTAGATGACTATATTTATCCGGAGAATTCTTCAAATCCTGGTTATGGCGTTAGCTTGCCTCCAGGGAGGGATTATGGCACTGGGAAAGGTATCCACAGTGCAGCATCTCTTGACCTGGACTACCCTGGTGGCATACTGGCtcgcggtggtggtggtggtcctCGTGTTGATGATCTCCGGAAAGATGACCGGGCGAGTTATCTCAGGGAGTTTGAACTAAGGGAAGAAGAGCGTCGTCGCGAGAATCTACGCTCCAGAG ATAAGGAGCGAGAGCGAGAGAGGGAACGCGAACGTGATAGAGAACGAGAGCGGCAGAGGGAACGAGACAGGCAAAGAGCTAAGGACCGGGAAAGGGAACGCATATCGGAGCTACgagagaaggaaggagaaagagaacGTGAGCGAAAACGTGCTCTCGAAATAAAACGAGATCGAACTCCAACAGCAAGAGCTACGTCCAAGGACACTAAGGAGCGGACTCCAGTTCCTAAATCTATTTCTAGGGATGCACGTAGTTCCACTTTGCGACGGGATGCACAACATCGTGAAGCATCAAttag GCGATATTCACCGATTAAGCCAATAAGGAGAGATTATGTCTGCAAG GTTTTATCCTCGCGATTGGTTGACATGGAGAGAGATTACTTGACATTAGATAAAAGATATCCCAGGCTTTTTGTGCCTTCTGAGTTTTCCAAG gtTGTTGTGAACTGGCCGAAACAGAAGCTTACACTTTCTATGCATACTGCTGTGAG TTTTGAGCATGATTACATTGAAGATGGTGGAGCTGATGTGAAATGTACTTCGACGAAGCCTTTAGCTTTGAAATCTGGAGGAAAAACTGTTTGGAATGCCAAg ATGGTTTTGATGAGCGGGCTGAGCAGGACTGCTCTGGAAGATCTTTCTTCAGAGAAATTATTTGAGGACCGTATACCTCACGTGtgcaacatattaaaatttgcTGTTCTTAAAAAGGATCATTCATTCATGGCGTTTGGTGGTTCCTGGGATCCCACAGATGGCATGGACCCATCAGTTGACCAGTCTTCCTTAATTCAGACAATGCTGAG ACACACAAAGGATAAGCTTAATCTTGATCTGAGCAACTGCCGTCACTGGAATCCATTTCTCGAG ATACATTATGAAAGGGTTGGTTCAGATGGGGGTTTTAGCTACAAAGAGATCACCGTACTATATGTCCCCGATTTATCAGAATGCCTTCCTTCCTCTGATGCATGGAGAACCCAATGGTTGGCACTTAGGAAAGCTCTTACTGAGAGAGATCGGCTACTCTCTCAGGAGGTTAAGAAAAATGTCATTGCAGGAAAGGGCAGCAGTGATACTGTTGAAGTTACCAAGGATGCAGAGAAAGAGTCCCCAGGAGACGCTTCTGGCACTCAGACGACTGGAACTAAGAAGACCGTGAAAAAGATCATTAAAAGAGTTGTTAAAAGGCCTGTCAACGATGGAAAAGGAACTGTTAAAAAAGGTGAGAAGTCGGATGAGAAGGTAGTTCCTGAAAAGGTCGCCATATCGGAGACCACAGTCCCTAAAGAAGAATCCATTGGTACATCGTCTAAcaaaaatatagtgaaaaaggTAGTAGCGAGACCCACACAAAGTCAAGAGAAGGGCTCAGAAATTGTGACGGGAGCTGGAACTGGAGATACTTCAGATCCCAGTGCTAAGGCTAGTGAGCAAACTCCTTCGAAGacaattgtaaagaaaaaagtcATCAAAAGGGTGGCTAAAAGGAAGGTCGCTGAAATAGACAATAGTATGGACGGTGATTTTAAGAAAGAAGGAGATAGTGATGAGAAGAAGGTAGTGGAGGCAGGCAAGAAAACCCCTGATTCAGGTAGTATGGAGATGAAACCGACGGCTGAATCTTTAGAAGCAGTGAAAGAAAAGAATGCCTCCACTAGTgtgaaaataaaacagaataCAGGATCTCCAGATACTGAGAAAAAGGAGGGTTCCTCTACTGCAAATAAGAAAGACACTAAGACAGGTGAAGACAAGAAGGATGAAAGGAAAAACAACTCAGAGACTCAGTCTGAGGGGAAAAAAATTGATAGGAATAATGCTGATGAGAAAAaggttaaagaaaaaattactgagaaagagattaaagagaaAGGTGGAAAAGAGGAGTCCAGGATACAAATGAAGGACAGGAAAAAGTCAGAGGAACCTCCTCGGccaggatttattttacagacAAAACGTAACAAAGACTCCAAA ttgCGTTCACTGTCGGTCTCTTTGGATTCCCTCTTGGATTACACTGACAAGGACATTGATGAGTCATCATTTGAg CTTTCATTGTTTGCGGAATCGCTGTTTGAGATGCTGCAGTATCAAATGGGTTCCCGTATCTTTGAATTTCTTAAG AAACTACGTGTAAAATTTTTGAGACAAAGAAATCAACGGAAGAGGCAGCAGCAGGAGTTGTCTGTCAAGCAAAATGAagcaaaatcccaaaataagcGTCAAAAGACAGTTGAACATAAAGATAAGGATACCTCTGTTATACCCGAATCCGCTCCTGGGAAAGATGATAAAGAAAATTCAGGCAAGGACATCGTAGACGGTAGCCGGAAAATTTCAGATAAGGAAGCTGTAGCCAACACTGAAGAAACTGTGGGCGGTAAAGAAGTTACTGGGGATGAAACATCTAATAAGGAAGTGGATAACcaggatgatgatgacgatCCAGAGGAAGATCCTGAGGAGGATCCTGAAGAAGACCCTGAAGAAGACCCTGAAGAAGACCCAGAAGAAGATCCAGAAGAATGCGAGGAAATGGACGTTGCAAATTATGAGCAAGAAGACCCTGCTGAAGAG aagaaagaaggaaaccTTGAGAATACTAGTGGTACTGTTGCCAATCCCATAACTGAAGTGGCAActgataaaaaagaagaaagaggtcGGATCGAtgaaaaaactgaaatcaaGACGAAGTCTGGAACTGATAAGCATGGGAGGCAAGAGGGAGGAACGTCTGATGCACCAAAAAGAGAGGAAACTGTTGATAAACAGCTGTTACAG GCTTTCAGATTCTTTGACCGTAACCAGGCAGGCTATGTTAGG gTTGAAGACATGAGGATGACCATTCACAGCTTGGGAAAGTTTCTATCTCACCGTGAAGTCAAG GAACTTGTGCAAAGCGCTTTGTTAGAGAGCAGCACTGGAAGAGATGATCGAATTTTATACAATAAACTTGTTAGGTTGTCTCTATAG
- the LOC104779639 gene encoding SART-1 family protein DOT2-like isoform X2 encodes MHRDMYSSRGSGYGQQQYGSQSGYGQNLGSGYPGSSVSGGAEGGSQISLSSSRHPSITGGGAQETDIGGYRSHLSTSASHYGTQYGSAYGSSSLSSSQPLSTNGLGSSVLDSRSGYVPTLPDSPKFASGSYLSPSSHVYGQKADDLYSDKLSGYIPVDRRQYGERSSAYVGRELQNEPTSRYAESSGFGRQTDLYDRIDQASLLRGEQLLKIQSLHTSSVDGGVRQADYLTERSSTVRHSDQEAMHYGGRLESDPHGLSVRGTSSYASQHTPSLLGAVPRRNLDDYIYPENSSNPGYGVSLPPGRDYGTGKGIHSAASLDLDYPGGILARGGGGGPRVDDLRKDDRASYLREFELREEERRRENLRSRDKERERERERERDRERERQRERDRQRAKDRERERISELREKEGERERERKRALEIKRDRTPTARATSKDTKERTPVPKSISRDARSSTLRRDAQHREASIRRYSPIKPIRRDYVCKVLSSRLVDMERDYLTLDKRYPRLFVPSEFSKVVVNWPKQKLTLSMHTAVSFEHDYIEDGGADVKCTSTKPLALKSGGKTVWNAKMVLMSGLSRTALEDLSSEKLFEDRIPHVCNILKFAVLKKDHSFMAFGGSWDPTDGMDPSVDQSSLIQTMLRHTKDKLNLDLSNCRHWNPFLEIHYERVGSDGGFSYKEITVLYVPDLSECLPSSDAWRTQWLALRKALTERDRLLSQEVKKNVIAGKGSSDTVEVTKDAEKESPGDASGTQTTGTKKTVKKIIKRVVKRPVNDGKGTVKKGEKSDEKVVPEKVAISETTVPKEESIGTSSNKNIVKKVVARPTQSQEKGSEIVTGAGTGDTSDPSAKASEQTPSKTIVKKKVIKRVAKRKVAEIDNSMDGDFKKEGDSDEKKVVEAGKKTPDSGSMEMKPTAESLEAVKEKNASTSVKIKQNTGSPDTEKKEGSSTANKKDTKTGEDKKDERKNNSETQSEGKKIDRNNADEKKVKEKITEKEIKEKGGKEESRIQMKDRKKSEEPPRPGFILQTKRNKDSKLRSLSVSLDSLLDYTDKDIDESSFELSLFAESLFEMLQYQMGSRIFEFLKKLRVKFLRQRNQRKRQQQELSVKQNEAKSQNKRQKTVEHKDKDTSVIPESAPGKDDKENSGKDIVDGSRKISDKEAVANTEETVGGKEVTGDETSNKEVDNQDDDDDPEEDPEEDPEEDPEEDPEEDPEEDPEECEEMDVANYEQEDPAEEKKEGNLENTSGTVANPITEVATDKKEERGRIDEKTEIKTKSGTDKHGRQEGGTSDAPKREETVDKQLLQAFRFFDRNQAGYVRVEDMRMTIHSLGKFLSHREVKELVQSALLESSTGRDDRILYNKLVRLSL; translated from the exons ATGCATAGAGATATGTATTCTTCAAGAGGGAGTGGCTACGGACAGCAGCAATACGGCTCGCAGTCTGGTTATGGTCAGAAT cTTGGATCTGGTTATCCTGGAAGTTCAGTCAGTGGTGGTGCAGAAGGAGGCTCTCAGATTTCTTTGAGTAGTTCTCGCCATCCTTCAATTACAGGTGGTGGTGCTCAAGAAACTGACATTGGTGGATACAGATCGCATTTGTCAACATCTGCTAGTCATTATGGAACGCAGTATGGTTCTGCCTATGGATCATCTTCTCTTAGCAGCTCTCAGCCTTTAAGCACCAATGGCTTAGGTTCATCAGTCTTGGATAGCCGCTCGGGATATGTTCCTACTTTACCAGATTCGCCTAAATTTGCCTCTGGAAGCTACTTGTCCCCCTCGAGTCATGTTTATGGTCAAAAGGCGGATGATTTGTATTCTGATAAGCTGTCTGGTTACATTCCGGTTGACAGAAGGCAGTATGGTGAACGGTCAAGCGCTTATGTCGGTAGGGAGTTGCAAAATGAACCAACTAGTCGATATGCTGAGTCATCTGGTTTTGGTCGTCAG ACTGACTTGTATGATCGCATTGATCAAGCATCTCTCCTCCGAGGagaacaattattaaaaattcaGTCGCTCCATACCTCTTCTGTTGATGGAGGTGTCAG ACAAGCCGATTATCTTACAGAACGAAGTTCTACTGTACGGCATTCTGATCAAGAAGCTATGCATTATGGAGGAAGGTTGGAGTCTGATCCTCACGGTTTATCAGTACGCGGCACATCTTCTTATGCCAGCCAACATACCCCATCGTTATTAGGAGCTGTTCCTCGGCGAAATTTAGATGACTATATTTATCCGGAGAATTCTTCAAATCCTGGTTATGGCGTTAGCTTGCCTCCAGGGAGGGATTATGGCACTGGGAAAGGTATCCACAGTGCAGCATCTCTTGACCTGGACTACCCTGGTGGCATACTGGCtcgcggtggtggtggtggtcctCGTGTTGATGATCTCCGGAAAGATGACCGGGCGAGTTATCTCAGGGAGTTTGAACTAAGGGAAGAAGAGCGTCGTCGCGAGAAT CTACGCTCCAGAGATAAGGAGCGAGAGCGAGAGAGGGAACGCGAACGTGATAGAGAACGAGAGCGGCAGAGGGAACGAGACAGGCAAAGAGCTAAGGACCGGGAAAGGGAACGCATATCGGAGCTACgagagaaggaaggagaaagagaacGTGAGCGAAAACGTGCTCTCGAAATAAAACGAGATCGAACTCCAACAGCAAGAGCTACGTCCAAGGACACTAAGGAGCGGACTCCAGTTCCTAAATCTATTTCTAGGGATGCACGTAGTTCCACTTTGCGACGGGATGCACAACATCGTGAAGCATCAAttag GCGATATTCACCGATTAAGCCAATAAGGAGAGATTATGTCTGCAAG GTTTTATCCTCGCGATTGGTTGACATGGAGAGAGATTACTTGACATTAGATAAAAGATATCCCAGGCTTTTTGTGCCTTCTGAGTTTTCCAAG gtTGTTGTGAACTGGCCGAAACAGAAGCTTACACTTTCTATGCATACTGCTGTGAG TTTTGAGCATGATTACATTGAAGATGGTGGAGCTGATGTGAAATGTACTTCGACGAAGCCTTTAGCTTTGAAATCTGGAGGAAAAACTGTTTGGAATGCCAAg ATGGTTTTGATGAGCGGGCTGAGCAGGACTGCTCTGGAAGATCTTTCTTCAGAGAAATTATTTGAGGACCGTATACCTCACGTGtgcaacatattaaaatttgcTGTTCTTAAAAAGGATCATTCATTCATGGCGTTTGGTGGTTCCTGGGATCCCACAGATGGCATGGACCCATCAGTTGACCAGTCTTCCTTAATTCAGACAATGCTGAG ACACACAAAGGATAAGCTTAATCTTGATCTGAGCAACTGCCGTCACTGGAATCCATTTCTCGAG ATACATTATGAAAGGGTTGGTTCAGATGGGGGTTTTAGCTACAAAGAGATCACCGTACTATATGTCCCCGATTTATCAGAATGCCTTCCTTCCTCTGATGCATGGAGAACCCAATGGTTGGCACTTAGGAAAGCTCTTACTGAGAGAGATCGGCTACTCTCTCAGGAGGTTAAGAAAAATGTCATTGCAGGAAAGGGCAGCAGTGATACTGTTGAAGTTACCAAGGATGCAGAGAAAGAGTCCCCAGGAGACGCTTCTGGCACTCAGACGACTGGAACTAAGAAGACCGTGAAAAAGATCATTAAAAGAGTTGTTAAAAGGCCTGTCAACGATGGAAAAGGAACTGTTAAAAAAGGTGAGAAGTCGGATGAGAAGGTAGTTCCTGAAAAGGTCGCCATATCGGAGACCACAGTCCCTAAAGAAGAATCCATTGGTACATCGTCTAAcaaaaatatagtgaaaaaggTAGTAGCGAGACCCACACAAAGTCAAGAGAAGGGCTCAGAAATTGTGACGGGAGCTGGAACTGGAGATACTTCAGATCCCAGTGCTAAGGCTAGTGAGCAAACTCCTTCGAAGacaattgtaaagaaaaaagtcATCAAAAGGGTGGCTAAAAGGAAGGTCGCTGAAATAGACAATAGTATGGACGGTGATTTTAAGAAAGAAGGAGATAGTGATGAGAAGAAGGTAGTGGAGGCAGGCAAGAAAACCCCTGATTCAGGTAGTATGGAGATGAAACCGACGGCTGAATCTTTAGAAGCAGTGAAAGAAAAGAATGCCTCCACTAGTgtgaaaataaaacagaataCAGGATCTCCAGATACTGAGAAAAAGGAGGGTTCCTCTACTGCAAATAAGAAAGACACTAAGACAGGTGAAGACAAGAAGGATGAAAGGAAAAACAACTCAGAGACTCAGTCTGAGGGGAAAAAAATTGATAGGAATAATGCTGATGAGAAAAaggttaaagaaaaaattactgagaaagagattaaagagaaAGGTGGAAAAGAGGAGTCCAGGATACAAATGAAGGACAGGAAAAAGTCAGAGGAACCTCCTCGGccaggatttattttacagacAAAACGTAACAAAGACTCCAAA ttgCGTTCACTGTCGGTCTCTTTGGATTCCCTCTTGGATTACACTGACAAGGACATTGATGAGTCATCATTTGAg CTTTCATTGTTTGCGGAATCGCTGTTTGAGATGCTGCAGTATCAAATGGGTTCCCGTATCTTTGAATTTCTTAAG AAACTACGTGTAAAATTTTTGAGACAAAGAAATCAACGGAAGAGGCAGCAGCAGGAGTTGTCTGTCAAGCAAAATGAagcaaaatcccaaaataagcGTCAAAAGACAGTTGAACATAAAGATAAGGATACCTCTGTTATACCCGAATCCGCTCCTGGGAAAGATGATAAAGAAAATTCAGGCAAGGACATCGTAGACGGTAGCCGGAAAATTTCAGATAAGGAAGCTGTAGCCAACACTGAAGAAACTGTGGGCGGTAAAGAAGTTACTGGGGATGAAACATCTAATAAGGAAGTGGATAACcaggatgatgatgacgatCCAGAGGAAGATCCTGAGGAGGATCCTGAAGAAGACCCTGAAGAAGACCCTGAAGAAGACCCAGAAGAAGATCCAGAAGAATGCGAGGAAATGGACGTTGCAAATTATGAGCAAGAAGACCCTGCTGAAGAG aagaaagaaggaaaccTTGAGAATACTAGTGGTACTGTTGCCAATCCCATAACTGAAGTGGCAActgataaaaaagaagaaagaggtcGGATCGAtgaaaaaactgaaatcaaGACGAAGTCTGGAACTGATAAGCATGGGAGGCAAGAGGGAGGAACGTCTGATGCACCAAAAAGAGAGGAAACTGTTGATAAACAGCTGTTACAG GCTTTCAGATTCTTTGACCGTAACCAGGCAGGCTATGTTAGG gTTGAAGACATGAGGATGACCATTCACAGCTTGGGAAAGTTTCTATCTCACCGTGAAGTCAAG GAACTTGTGCAAAGCGCTTTGTTAGAGAGCAGCACTGGAAGAGATGATCGAATTTTATACAATAAACTTGTTAGGTTGTCTCTATAG